The genome window TCCCGCGCGATGCGCGGCACAAGACGCGGCGACGCCGGGCGAAACGCCGCAGGAAACCACCGTGGGGCGGACCGGCGCACGCCGACCAGCCGACACGGTTCAGGCGCCACCGTGGGGCGGCGTCATGGGTTGCCGGAGCTTCGTCCGCATGGATCCCGGACGAGATTTCAGCCCTACCCCATTTGCCCGCGCTTTCCAACCCCTTGACGCATGACGGGCCACGGATGGCCGAGGAATGTTTGCCGCGCGGTAGCCGCGCGCGGATGGAGCGGGGTGGCGGGCGCATGGCCGCGTTGAGCGGGCGGCGGCTTCCTGCTATGGCTGGGCATCGACACGGGAGGCGGATGTGCACACGGCGGCCACCATCGCGGAATTTCTCGGGCGCATGGCCCGGCAGGGGTATGGAACCGGGACGGGGGCCATGCCCGGTGGCCTGCCCGGCCCCGCGCAGACCGCCCCCGGCGAGGCGGACGCGGCCACGCCCCATGCCTGGGCCGCCGCGCTGGGCGTGCCCGTGTCCGTATCTGGGCTCGAATCCGCGTCCGAACCCATAGCGGCAGCGGACGTCTCCTTCCTGGCCGCCGGGGAGTATCACGAAAACTGGCTGGTGCGCGCCCCGGCGGGGCCGGTGGTGCTGCGCGTCAACCGGGGAGGCGCTGCGGGCAGCCAACTGGGACTGGCCGACCAGATTTCCTACGAGTACCGGGTGCTGCATGCCCTGGCCGGGTGCGGGGCCACCCCCCGTCCGCTGGCCCTGGCCCCCTGTCCCTTGCCCGCCCGTGCGGTGGGGGGCGACGGGAATCCGCCCGGCGCCCCGCCGCCGGGTGACGCTCCAGCGCCCCTGTGCGGCGGCGCCCTGCTGATGCAGTGGCTGCCGGGCCGCCCGCTGGACTACCGCACCGATGCCCGCCATGCCGCGCGGGTGTTCGCCGCCGTGCACGCGGCCCCGGTGCCCCCGGCGGTGGAACTGCCCCCGCCCGGTCCGGTGCCGCATGTGCTGCCACGTGGCGTGCTGGCCGCGCAACCGGACCCGGTGGCGGCCATCGTGGCCGAAAGCTCGGTCCTGCTTGACCGGCACGCCCGCCATCCGCTGGCCCCGCGCATGGATGCCGCGCGGCAGGCGCTGTTGGCCTACCGCGACCGGGTGGCCCGGCTGGCCGGGGATACCCGCCATCTGTTTGCACGGGAAGCCCCGGTCATCGCCAATACCGAGGTCAACTCCGGCAACTTCCTGGTGCCCGGCGACGCGGAGACGGCACCGTGCGGTCGCGCGGGGTTCGCCGCGCCCTGCGGTGCATGGCTGGTGGACTGGGAAAAGGCGGTGGTCACCACCCGGTATCAGGACCTGGGCCACTTTCTGGCGGCCACCACCACCCTGTGGAAGACCGATTTCACCTTTGACGCGGCCTCGCGCGCGGCCTTTCTGGATGACTACCGGGCGGCGCTGCGCGATGCGGGCCAACCCGCGCCGGGCGCCGAGGAATGCGCGACGAAGGCCGACGTCATGGTGCGCGCCGTGCTGCTGCGCGGCCTGTCGTGGTGCCTGATGGCCTGGCACGAATACGCGGGCGGCGGGCGCGCGCTGGCCCATGCCGACACCTTTCGGACCATTGAACGCTATCTGGGGAACATCGCATGGTTCTTGCGGTAGAGGGGCTGTGCGCCTCGTACGGAGAGGGCGACGCCGCGCCCGGCAGCGCGGGGCTGGTGGCCGCCGCCGTGGGCCGGGCAGTGGCCTTTGCCGCCGGGCGGCGGGGAGAACGCACGCCGTCGCCGCCATCCGTCCATCGGGCCGTGGGCGGCGGACGTTGCGCGTCGGGAGAAGCGGTGTTCAGCGGGGTCACCTTCCATCTGGCCCAGGGCGAGATGGCCTGCCTTGTCGGCCCTTCCGGCGTGGGCAAGACCACCCTGCTGCGGGTGCTGGCCGGGCTGCATCCGTACGATGCGGGCAGGTTCACCGTCACCCCGCCCGCCGGGCACGACGACGCGGTGATCCTGGTATTCCAGGACTATCTGCTGTTCCCGCACCTGACCGTGCACGACAATGTGGCCTTCGGCCTGCGCGCGCGCGGCCTGGGCCGCCGCCAGCGCATGGCGCGGGCCGGGGACATGCTGGCAGACTTCGCCATCGGCGATCTGGCCCACCGCTATCCGGCCCACCTTTCCGCCGGGCAGCGCCAGCGGGTGGCCCTGGCGCGCGCGCTGGTGTGCAACCCGGCCCTGCTGCTGCTGGACGAGCCCTTCGCCAACCTGGACCGCACCCTGCGCCTGGAAATGGCCGCCTATGTGCGCGATACGGTGCGCCGCTACGGGGTGACTACCCTCAGCGTCACCCACGACCTGGAAGAGGCGTTCGCCGTGTCCGACCGCATCGGGGTGATGCTGCACGGGCGGCTGGCCCAGTTCGGCACCCCGGCGGAACTGTACGGCCGGCCCGTATCGCTTGATGTGGCGCGCTTCATGGGGCCGGTCAACGTGCTGGATGGTCCGGCGTGCACGGCCTTCGGCCTGCCCCTGCCGGGCGGCTGCCTGTGCGGTGGCGGCGACGACTGTGCGCCGCTGGCCCTGCGGCCCGAAGGACTGACCGCCATCCCCGATCCGGTCGGGGCCGCCGTTGTCACGCGGGCCGTGTTCACTGGGCAGGTCACCCGGCTGACCCTGACCCCGGCCCGTGCGGAGGGTGTGCCCCTGCCCGGCGTGCCGGTACTGGTGGTGCACACCCTGCGCACGGACATGCCGACGGGGACGCGGGTGCGTGTGGAACTGGCGTAGCATGCCCGGCCTGCCGCATCACGCTGTTTCGGCCACTGTTGCCGCGTTGCCATGCC of Nitratidesulfovibrio sp. contains these proteins:
- a CDS encoding aminoglycoside phosphotransferase family protein — translated: MHTAATIAEFLGRMARQGYGTGTGAMPGGLPGPAQTAPGEADAATPHAWAAALGVPVSVSGLESASEPIAAADVSFLAAGEYHENWLVRAPAGPVVLRVNRGGAAGSQLGLADQISYEYRVLHALAGCGATPRPLALAPCPLPARAVGGDGNPPGAPPPGDAPAPLCGGALLMQWLPGRPLDYRTDARHAARVFAAVHAAPVPPAVELPPPGPVPHVLPRGVLAAQPDPVAAIVAESSVLLDRHARHPLAPRMDAARQALLAYRDRVARLAGDTRHLFAREAPVIANTEVNSGNFLVPGDAETAPCGRAGFAAPCGAWLVDWEKAVVTTRYQDLGHFLAATTTLWKTDFTFDAASRAAFLDDYRAALRDAGQPAPGAEECATKADVMVRAVLLRGLSWCLMAWHEYAGGGRALAHADTFRTIERYLGNIAWFLR
- a CDS encoding ABC transporter ATP-binding protein → MVLAVEGLCASYGEGDAAPGSAGLVAAAVGRAVAFAAGRRGERTPSPPSVHRAVGGGRCASGEAVFSGVTFHLAQGEMACLVGPSGVGKTTLLRVLAGLHPYDAGRFTVTPPAGHDDAVILVFQDYLLFPHLTVHDNVAFGLRARGLGRRQRMARAGDMLADFAIGDLAHRYPAHLSAGQRQRVALARALVCNPALLLLDEPFANLDRTLRLEMAAYVRDTVRRYGVTTLSVTHDLEEAFAVSDRIGVMLHGRLAQFGTPAELYGRPVSLDVARFMGPVNVLDGPACTAFGLPLPGGCLCGGGDDCAPLALRPEGLTAIPDPVGAAVVTRAVFTGQVTRLTLTPARAEGVPLPGVPVLVVHTLRTDMPTGTRVRVELA